One Algibacter sp. L3A6 genomic region harbors:
- a CDS encoding class I SAM-dependent methyltransferase translates to MEKQETEWFTSWFDTPYYHILYKDRDDTEAHAFMDTLSDYLNMPEGGKILDLACGKGRHSVYLNKIGYNVTGVDLSENSINYAKQFENDTLKFEVHDMCNPYPETFDGVFNLFTSFGYFDDEADNLRTIKAIKADLNDYGFGVIDFMNSDFVIDNLVPEEVKTVDGIDFYLKRYVEDGYIIKDIAFNTDGKDFKYQERVRGFTLADFEALFEQADVHLLDVFGDYKLGQFRKAFSERLVMIFK, encoded by the coding sequence ATGGAAAAACAAGAGACAGAATGGTTTACATCGTGGTTTGACACGCCGTATTATCATATTTTATACAAAGACAGGGATGACACGGAGGCGCATGCATTTATGGACACCCTTAGTGATTATTTGAATATGCCTGAGGGCGGGAAAATTTTGGATTTGGCCTGCGGAAAAGGAAGACACTCGGTGTATTTAAACAAAATTGGTTACAATGTTACTGGCGTTGATTTAAGTGAAAACAGCATTAACTATGCTAAACAATTTGAAAACGATACTCTAAAATTTGAGGTTCACGATATGTGTAACCCTTACCCGGAAACCTTTGATGGAGTTTTTAACTTATTTACAAGTTTTGGGTATTTTGATGATGAAGCCGATAATTTAAGAACCATAAAAGCGATAAAAGCCGATTTGAACGATTATGGTTTTGGTGTTATTGATTTTATGAATTCGGATTTTGTAATTGATAATTTAGTACCTGAGGAAGTAAAAACTGTTGATGGTATCGATTTTTATTTGAAACGCTACGTGGAAGATGGCTATATTATTAAGGATATTGCATTTAATACGGACGGCAAAGATTTTAAATATCAGGAGCGTGTACGTGGTTTTACTTTAGCTGATTTTGAGGCACTTTTTGAACAAGCCGACGTGCATTTACTTGATGTTTTTGGAGATTATAAGTTAGGCCAATTTAGAAAAGCC
- a CDS encoding class I SAM-dependent RNA methyltransferase: MEENFNMVAKTLFGFEDLLADELTQLGALYVKKGTRNVSFSGDKGFMYKCNLGLRTAVKILKPIHSFNVNSEKELYDKLYAMDWSKYLKATGTLAVDATIHSDLFTHSLYIAQKTKDAIVDKFRDTEGVRPNVDLKFPDIKINVHIDRRKCTISLDSSGDSLHKRGYKTATNIAPINEVLAAGLIMLSGWDGQTDFMDPMCGSGTMLIEAAMIACNIPPNLMRKEFAFERWPDWDVELFEKIEESLLKKTRDFHHKIIGFDKAPSAVTKAKENVKNAQLDDFIEIKHEDFFKTQKGGDEKLHMVFNPPYGERLNIDMEEFYANIGDTLKQNYPGTDAWFITSNLDALKHVGLRPSRKIHLFNAKLESRLVKYVMYEGSKKGKYMK; this comes from the coding sequence ATGGAAGAAAATTTCAACATGGTTGCCAAAACCTTATTTGGCTTTGAAGATTTATTAGCAGACGAGCTAACGCAGTTAGGTGCATTGTATGTGAAAAAAGGCACTAGAAATGTCTCTTTTTCAGGCGATAAAGGATTTATGTACAAATGTAACTTGGGCTTGCGTACTGCTGTAAAAATTTTAAAACCCATCCATAGTTTTAATGTAAACAGCGAAAAAGAGCTTTACGACAAACTTTACGCCATGGATTGGTCTAAATATCTTAAAGCTACAGGTACTTTAGCTGTAGATGCTACCATCCATTCCGATTTATTTACGCACTCGCTCTACATTGCTCAAAAAACAAAAGATGCTATTGTCGATAAATTTAGAGATACTGAAGGTGTACGCCCTAATGTAGATTTAAAATTTCCAGATATAAAAATAAACGTGCATATCGATCGACGTAAATGTACTATCTCTTTAGATTCTTCTGGAGATTCTCTACACAAGCGTGGTTATAAAACAGCAACTAATATTGCGCCAATAAACGAGGTATTAGCCGCCGGACTTATTATGCTTTCTGGTTGGGACGGACAAACAGATTTTATGGACCCAATGTGTGGTTCAGGAACCATGTTGATAGAAGCAGCCATGATTGCTTGTAACATTCCACCAAACTTAATGCGTAAAGAATTTGCTTTCGAGCGTTGGCCAGATTGGGATGTTGAGTTATTTGAAAAAATAGAAGAGTCTTTACTTAAAAAAACGCGCGATTTTCATCATAAAATCATTGGTTTTGATAAAGCACCAAGTGCGGTTACCAAAGCTAAGGAGAATGTGAAAAACGCTCAACTAGATGATTTTATAGAAATAAAACACGAAGATTTCTTTAAAACCCAAAAAGGTGGCGACGAAAAATTACATATGGTTTTTAACCCACCATACGGTGAGCGATTAAATATCGATATGGAAGAGTTTTACGCTAATATAGGAGATACACTTAAGCAAAACTATCCAGGAACCGATGCTTGGTTTATTACCTCTAACCTCGATGCTTTAAAGCATGTAGGTTTACGTCCGTCAAGAAAAATACATCTATTTAATGCCAAATTAGAATCACGTTTAGTAAAATACGTAATGTATGAAGGCAGTAAAAAAGGAAAGTATATGAAATAA
- a CDS encoding GNAT family N-acetyltransferase: MNTPTLENNRVKLSLLTLNNYSEILKIGQQENLVLYSPSKIATPEDLKNYTATAVAGYQNKTVIPFIIFDKQTNAYAGTTRFAHIDWHNKVLHIGWTWIGHEFQGTGLNMNMKFLMLQYAFEVLKFDKVEFRADERNIASRKAIEKIGGTLEGLLRKDMLMLDGFKRSSCCYGILNEEWPAIKTSIFKDFE, encoded by the coding sequence ATGAATACACCAACTTTAGAAAATAACCGTGTAAAACTTAGTCTTTTAACTTTAAATAATTATTCTGAAATTCTTAAAATTGGACAACAAGAAAACTTAGTACTTTATTCACCAAGTAAAATTGCAACACCAGAAGATTTAAAAAATTACACCGCAACAGCTGTTGCTGGTTACCAAAACAAAACTGTAATTCCGTTTATAATTTTCGATAAACAAACCAATGCTTACGCAGGAACAACTCGCTTTGCGCATATAGATTGGCATAATAAAGTTTTACATATTGGGTGGACCTGGATTGGCCATGAATTTCAAGGCACAGGTTTAAATATGAATATGAAATTTTTAATGCTTCAATATGCTTTTGAAGTCTTAAAGTTTGATAAAGTAGAATTCCGTGCCGATGAGCGAAACATAGCGTCCCGTAAAGCCATTGAAAAAATTGGAGGCACTCTTGAAGGGCTTCTACGAAAAGATATGCTGATGCTCGATGGTTTTAAAAGAAGTTCTTGTTGTTATGGTATTTTAAATGAAGAATGGCCAGCTATAAAAACATCTATTTTTAAAGATTTTGAATAA
- a CDS encoding PaaI family thioesterase, whose amino-acid sequence MELSKKAVLEKANLACKNTLMETLRIEMVDFGEDYLTARMPVDSRVHQPDGVLHGGATAALAESVGSFATHVFVDTEKLFVRGLEITANHLKSVKSGFVYAKATFLHKGRTTQLLDIKVTDDDDNLISVCRLSTISLPKR is encoded by the coding sequence ATGGAATTATCTAAAAAAGCAGTTTTAGAAAAAGCTAATTTAGCTTGTAAAAATACATTAATGGAAACATTAAGAATTGAAATGGTAGATTTTGGAGAAGATTACTTAACAGCCAGAATGCCTGTAGATTCTAGAGTGCATCAACCCGATGGTGTATTGCATGGTGGTGCTACCGCAGCTTTAGCCGAAAGTGTGGGGAGTTTTGCTACGCATGTATTTGTAGATACCGAAAAACTTTTTGTGCGTGGTTTAGAAATTACGGCCAACCATTTAAAAAGCGTAAAAAGTGGTTTTGTTTATGCTAAAGCAACTTTTTTACATAAAGGTAGAACAACGCAATTATTAGATATTAAAGTAACGGATGATGATGATAATTTAATTTCTGTTTGTCGTCTGTCAACCATATCGTTACCTAAAAGATAA